One window of the Niallia circulans genome contains the following:
- a CDS encoding LysM peptidoglycan-binding domain-containing protein — translation MKKEDPYRVQAELQKQRLKKVTSDEEVPVTEEREESSLPSRSTVHKNKKKKIKIPIISLLAFLFILLPVALLLILNGKDISNLLSTENTSGVFENVNIQKGYSPNNKTTPDDSDNNQDELVIESNSTVKKEEIPADKFKEKADENVKEKEKKKEAEKQKEQKEQKEQKEQKEEKQRSEKKVENEPKQKEEESSQTNPNEKIVYHTVAKGENLYRIALKYYPNGDGMGKIKAANNMTTDQVQLGQTLKIIMEP, via the coding sequence ATGAAAAAAGAGGATCCATATAGAGTTCAGGCAGAATTACAGAAACAAAGATTAAAGAAAGTGACAAGTGATGAAGAAGTACCAGTTACAGAGGAAAGAGAAGAATCTTCCCTCCCATCAAGAAGTACTGTTCACAAAAATAAGAAGAAAAAAATAAAGATACCAATTATTAGCTTGTTAGCATTTTTATTTATTTTACTACCAGTAGCTTTATTATTAATATTAAATGGTAAAGATATTTCCAATCTTTTATCAACAGAGAATACTTCAGGAGTATTTGAAAATGTAAATATTCAAAAAGGGTACTCACCTAATAATAAAACAACACCTGACGATAGTGACAATAATCAAGACGAACTTGTAATTGAAAGTAATTCAACAGTGAAAAAAGAAGAAATTCCTGCAGATAAATTCAAAGAAAAAGCTGATGAAAATGTAAAAGAAAAAGAAAAGAAAAAAGAAGCAGAGAAACAAAAAGAGCAAAAAGAACAAAAAGAACAAAAAGAACAAAAAGAAGAAAAGCAACGTTCAGAGAAAAAGGTAGAAAATGAGCCGAAGCAAAAAGAAGAGGAATCAAGTCAAACTAATCCTAATGAAAAAATTGTGTACCATACGGTTGCAAAGGGTGAAAATTTATATCGAATAGCTTTAAAATATTATCCCAATGGAGATGGTATGGGGAAAATCAAAGCAGCCAATAATATGACAACAGATCAAGTGCAATTAGGGCAAACGCTAAAAATTATCATGGAACCATAA
- a CDS encoding CPBP family intramembrane glutamic endopeptidase: MNKAKYTALINQLSDRDLIKNVYITQFILLIVAFILYTFIFQSKPPLTTVFKYEQTDFIIGLIAGLAITGIDIFLMIRFSKHYHDDGGVNKRVFQNRNPFHIAFIALMVAFSEEILFRGVIQTNLGLLLSCLLFAMMHYRYLFNPFLFMNVILVSFVIGILFEVTENLWVTVIMHFLIDFLLGCIIRFKLFQKS, encoded by the coding sequence ATGAATAAAGCAAAATATACGGCCCTAATTAATCAATTGTCAGACCGAGACTTAATAAAAAATGTGTATATAACACAATTTATTCTCCTTATTGTCGCTTTCATACTGTATACTTTTATTTTTCAATCGAAACCTCCGTTAACAACAGTATTTAAGTATGAACAGACAGATTTTATCATTGGTTTAATAGCAGGATTAGCAATAACAGGAATAGATATATTCTTGATGATACGATTTTCTAAACATTACCACGATGATGGTGGCGTGAATAAGCGAGTCTTTCAAAATAGGAATCCTTTTCATATTGCATTCATAGCATTAATGGTAGCATTTAGTGAAGAAATACTATTTAGAGGAGTAATCCAGACGAATTTAGGACTGCTGCTAAGTTGTCTCCTTTTTGCTATGATGCATTACCGCTATTTATTTAATCCTTTTTTATTTATGAATGTCATATTGGTAAGTTTCGTTATCGGTATCTTATTTGAAGTAACAGAAAATCTCTGGGTGACAGTGATTATGCATTTTCTTATTGATTTCCTACTCGGTTGTATTATTCGATTTAAATTATTTCAAAAGAGTTGA
- a CDS encoding adaptor protein MecA, with the protein MRLERLNSNRIKIHLTTDDLYERGLTKEDIWKDSIKWQYFFHEMLEEANDIFDMEIHGSVAVEIFSMKAQGMVMILTISENELDTEELLSEGFLEMQVTVEETVDILYEFTDIEYVIDAVKQLEQNNFKGGSLYNLNERYYLCFVDISSFKEEQIIAILSEFGEASLKSIYVIEEYGNVIKKDNAIETLVHFF; encoded by the coding sequence ATGCGTTTGGAGAGATTAAATAGCAACAGAATTAAAATCCATCTGACCACAGATGATTTGTATGAACGTGGATTGACCAAGGAAGATATATGGAAAGACTCGATAAAGTGGCAGTATTTTTTTCATGAAATGTTAGAAGAAGCAAATGACATATTTGATATGGAGATACACGGATCGGTAGCAGTTGAGATATTTTCCATGAAAGCACAAGGAATGGTAATGATCTTAACAATAAGTGAAAATGAATTGGATACGGAAGAATTATTATCAGAGGGCTTTTTAGAGATGCAAGTGACGGTAGAAGAAACAGTGGATATATTATATGAGTTTACTGATATAGAATATGTAATTGATGCGGTAAAACAGTTAGAGCAAAATAATTTTAAGGGTGGTTCTTTATATAATTTAAATGAAAGGTATTATTTATGTTTTGTCGATATTTCTTCATTTAAGGAAGAACAAATTATCGCTATTCTAAGTGAATTTGGAGAAGCGAGTTTAAAAAGTATATATGTTATTGAAGAATATGGGAATGTCATCAAAAAGGATAATGCCATTGAAACATTAGTACATTTTTTTTAA
- a CDS encoding YpdA family putative bacillithiol disulfide reductase, whose amino-acid sequence MKREEAIIIGAGPCGLAAGIALKEININPLIIEKGNVVNAIHGYPTHQTFFSTSEKLEIGDVAFLTEQYKPNRNQALVYYREVVKRKDLRIHAYEEVLDVQRTDGTDGQEFIVKTKKEEYIAPYVIVATGYYDHPNYMNVPGEDMDKVMHYFKEAHPYFNHDVAVIGGKNSSVDAAIELVKAGARVTVLYRGSEYSTSIKPWILPEFESLVRKGIIKMEFHANVVEIKEGSLLYEVNGKLHEIKNDFVFAMTGYHPDHAFLKKMGIEIEKETGRPVFDSETMETNVEGIFIAGVIAAGNNANEIFIENGRFHGAQIAKAIQEKNK is encoded by the coding sequence TTGAAACGAGAAGAAGCAATTATCATTGGTGCTGGTCCCTGTGGTTTAGCAGCAGGGATCGCTTTAAAGGAAATAAATATAAATCCGTTAATCATTGAAAAAGGAAATGTTGTAAATGCCATACATGGTTATCCTACTCATCAAACTTTTTTCAGTACAAGTGAAAAGCTGGAGATTGGGGATGTCGCCTTTTTAACAGAACAATATAAACCAAATCGGAATCAAGCATTAGTCTATTATCGCGAAGTGGTTAAAAGAAAAGATCTTCGTATCCATGCATATGAAGAAGTATTAGACGTTCAGAGAACAGACGGAACAGACGGACAGGAGTTTATTGTAAAAACGAAAAAAGAGGAGTATATCGCTCCTTATGTTATTGTTGCTACTGGTTATTATGATCATCCCAATTATATGAATGTTCCAGGCGAAGACATGGATAAAGTAATGCATTATTTTAAAGAGGCACACCCTTATTTTAATCATGATGTCGCAGTAATTGGCGGGAAAAATTCAAGTGTGGATGCTGCGATCGAGCTAGTAAAAGCTGGTGCAAGAGTAACAGTTTTATATAGAGGGAGCGAATATTCCACTAGTATCAAACCGTGGATTTTACCAGAATTCGAGTCTTTAGTCCGCAAAGGAATTATTAAAATGGAATTCCATGCAAATGTTGTCGAAATAAAAGAGGGATCTCTTCTGTATGAAGTAAATGGAAAGCTTCATGAAATAAAAAATGACTTTGTTTTTGCAATGACCGGCTATCATCCTGATCATGCATTTTTGAAAAAAATGGGCATTGAAATTGAGAAAGAAACAGGAAGACCTGTATTTGATTCGGAAACTATGGAAACAAATGTGGAAGGAATATTTATTGCTGGGGTAATTGCTGCTGGAAATAATGCGAATGAAATCTTTATTGAAAATGGTAGATTTCATGGTGCGCAAATCGCAAAGGCTATCCAAGAAAAAAATAAATGA
- a CDS encoding spore coat associated protein CotJA — MSSFYREYHPYISPFDPCPPIKTKVFSTPPNLFLGFQPPHLPQFSPMEALKAGTLWKAFYDPYFSPYEKTKRE, encoded by the coding sequence ATGTCTTCATTTTATAGAGAATATCACCCTTATATCAGTCCATTTGATCCTTGCCCCCCCATAAAAACAAAGGTTTTTTCCACACCGCCTAATTTATTTTTAGGTTTTCAGCCACCACATCTGCCCCAATTTAGTCCTATGGAAGCATTAAAAGCAGGAACCTTATGGAAGGCATTTTATGACCCATACTTCAGCCCATATGAAAAAACGAAAAGGGAGTGA
- a CDS encoding metallophosphoesterase: protein MIYVLVGFVLLVLVGIALILHMRKMANENHVKYEMFYFPNFPASFREITLFFISDIHRRSIDDSVINEAVNEAEIVIIGGDLLEKGVKLEKTRDNLRKLKKIGPVYFVWGNNDYEIDRDVLETLLIDEGIILLNNKAITFQSADGESWSLVGIEDYSLEYDDLEKALEEVEDSDFKILVSHNPKIVEKMEENEQISLVLSGHTHGGQIRILGFGPYELGGTKVIGNTTIFVSNGYGTTSIPLRLGAHPETHIIKIQHKQMDK from the coding sequence ATGATATATGTACTTGTTGGATTTGTTTTGCTTGTTTTGGTAGGGATTGCTTTAATTTTACATATGAGAAAAATGGCAAATGAGAACCATGTTAAATATGAAATGTTTTATTTTCCTAATTTCCCTGCTTCCTTCCGTGAAATCACTCTTTTCTTTATTTCAGATATTCATAGAAGATCAATTGATGATTCTGTTATTAACGAGGCGGTGAATGAAGCTGAGATAGTGATAATAGGTGGAGATCTTTTAGAGAAGGGAGTAAAGTTGGAGAAGACACGTGACAATTTGCGGAAGTTAAAAAAAATCGGGCCTGTTTATTTTGTCTGGGGAAATAATGACTATGAGATAGACCGAGATGTTTTGGAGACTTTATTAATAGATGAAGGTATTATTTTATTGAATAATAAAGCAATAACTTTTCAATCTGCAGATGGGGAAAGCTGGTCCTTAGTCGGTATCGAAGATTATTCATTAGAATATGATGATTTAGAAAAAGCGTTAGAGGAAGTGGAGGATAGTGATTTTAAAATATTAGTCAGTCACAATCCGAAAATAGTGGAAAAGATGGAAGAGAATGAGCAGATTTCCTTAGTGTTAAGTGGCCATACCCATGGTGGCCAAATTCGAATTTTGGGATTTGGTCCATACGAATTAGGAGGAACGAAAGTAATTGGAAATACAACTATATTTGTCAGTAATGGATATGGCACGACAAGCATTCCATTAAGGCTCGGCGCACATCCAGAAACACATATTATCAAAATTCAACATAAACAAATGGATAAATAA
- a CDS encoding spore coat protein CotJB, translating to MKQLPPEYYQLLEQLQAVDFVLVELTLYLDTHHYDQDAINQFNHYVKEREKFKKIYENNFGPLLQFGNSPSGSPWDWDAAPWPWQV from the coding sequence ATGAAGCAGTTGCCACCAGAATATTATCAATTATTAGAACAGCTTCAAGCTGTAGACTTTGTATTAGTTGAACTTACTTTATATTTAGATACTCATCATTATGATCAAGATGCCATAAATCAATTTAACCATTATGTAAAAGAAAGAGAAAAATTCAAAAAAATATATGAAAATAATTTTGGCCCTTTATTACAATTTGGAAATAGCCCATCTGGTTCCCCATGGGATTGGGATGCTGCTCCTTGGCCTTGGCAAGTATAA
- a CDS encoding Glu/Leu/Phe/Val family dehydrogenase — MVANKSNEKNHVEEQHDVLKSTQTVIHKALNKLGYSDEVYELLKEPIRMMTVKIPVRMDDGTVKIFTGYRAQHNDAVGPTKGGIRFHPNVTETEVKALSIWMSLKCGIVDLPYGGGKGGIICDPRDMSFRELERLSRGYVRAISQIVGPTKDIPAPDVFTNSQIMAWMMDEYSRIDEFNSPGFITGKPLVLGGSQGRETATAKGVTICIREAAKRRGIEIEGARVVVQGFGNAGSFLAKFMHDAGAKVIGISDAYGALHDPEGLDIDYLLDRRDSFGTVTNLFNNTISNKELLELDCDILVPAAIENQITEHNADNIKASIVVEAANGPTTLEATRILTERGILLVPDVLASAGGVTVSYFEWVQNNQGYYWTEEEVEERLEKVMSKSFKNIYDTAKIRRVDMRLAAYMVGVRKMAEASRFRGWI; from the coding sequence ATGGTAGCCAACAAATCTAATGAGAAGAATCATGTAGAAGAGCAACACGATGTTTTGAAATCAACACAAACAGTAATTCATAAAGCTTTAAATAAACTTGGATATTCAGATGAAGTTTATGAATTATTAAAAGAGCCGATTCGAATGATGACAGTCAAAATTCCAGTGCGGATGGATGATGGGACTGTAAAAATCTTCACAGGCTACCGCGCTCAACACAATGATGCCGTGGGACCAACAAAAGGAGGAATTCGTTTTCATCCTAATGTTACGGAAACAGAAGTGAAAGCACTTTCTATTTGGATGAGTCTAAAATGTGGAATCGTTGATCTTCCATATGGTGGCGGAAAAGGAGGCATTATCTGTGATCCACGTGATATGTCTTTTCGTGAATTAGAAAGATTAAGCAGGGGCTATGTACGAGCAATCAGCCAAATTGTTGGACCAACTAAAGATATTCCAGCTCCAGATGTTTTTACTAATTCACAGATTATGGCATGGATGATGGACGAGTATAGCCGAATTGATGAATTTAACTCCCCTGGATTTATCACAGGAAAACCACTTGTATTAGGTGGTTCACAAGGAAGAGAAACTGCAACGGCTAAAGGTGTTACTATCTGTATACGAGAAGCTGCAAAAAGAAGAGGGATAGAGATAGAAGGAGCGCGTGTCGTCGTACAGGGATTTGGGAATGCGGGTAGCTTTTTGGCTAAATTTATGCATGATGCTGGAGCGAAGGTAATTGGTATTTCGGATGCATACGGTGCTTTACATGATCCTGAAGGATTAGATATTGACTATTTACTAGATAGACGAGATAGTTTTGGCACTGTTACAAACTTATTTAATAATACCATCTCAAATAAAGAATTATTGGAGTTGGATTGCGATATTTTAGTACCTGCTGCGATAGAAAATCAAATCACAGAACATAATGCAGATAATATTAAAGCAAGTATTGTAGTAGAAGCGGCGAACGGACCAACTACATTAGAAGCTACTCGTATTTTAACAGAAAGAGGAATTTTATTAGTTCCAGATGTATTAGCTTCAGCTGGCGGAGTAACTGTTTCTTATTTTGAATGGGTCCAAAATAATCAAGGGTATTATTGGACAGAGGAAGAAGTGGAAGAAAGACTGGAAAAAGTAATGAGTAAGTCCTTTAAAAACATTTATGATACTGCCAAAATACGTCGAGTTGATATGAGGCTGGCAGCATATATGGTGGGGGTTAGAAAAATGGCGGAAGCATCTAGATTCCGTGGTTGGATATAA
- a CDS encoding DUF2663 family protein has translation MERSIFPERYDLDGTTKKVLLKIIEKKKKYDKLKNRHLFIMWFTIFASFCYFIWLYKHIAIPYSHSFAVMFSVYVEESANLYLLFLLIGAFGYMNVMRQKRDKAEKEYHDLRCEFIDKSKDLFGNSETWNVRHEIYNTIKESYDINLFHQAK, from the coding sequence TTGGAACGATCAATCTTCCCTGAAAGATATGATTTGGATGGAACGACGAAAAAGGTTCTCCTAAAAATCATTGAGAAAAAGAAAAAATATGATAAATTAAAAAATCGGCATTTGTTTATTATGTGGTTTACTATTTTTGCGTCATTTTGTTATTTTATTTGGTTGTATAAACATATAGCTATCCCATATTCTCATTCATTTGCAGTCATGTTTTCTGTATATGTAGAAGAGAGTGCAAATTTATATCTCTTATTTCTGTTGATTGGAGCATTTGGGTATATGAATGTCATGAGACAAAAAAGAGACAAAGCAGAAAAGGAATACCATGACTTACGCTGTGAATTTATTGATAAAAGCAAAGATTTATTCGGAAATAGTGAGACTTGGAATGTTCGGCATGAAATTTATAATACAATCAAAGAATCATATGACATTAATTTATTCCATCAAGCGAAGTGA
- the prsW gene encoding glutamic-type intramembrane protease PrsW yields the protein MLAIFSAGLAPGLALLSYFYLKDQYGSEPISLVMRSFITGALLVFPIMFIQYVIQAENVIPEGIWSSLLTTSLLEEFFKWFIVFYTAVKHADFDEPYDGIVYGVAVSLGFATMENILYLVANGLEYAIGRALLPVSSHALFGVIMGYYFGKGKFIVPRGKWLVYSLLVPFLLHAIYDYIVSLEKNWLIFITPFMFYLWWLGLRKVKSARELSSEPIRKMTGT from the coding sequence ATGTTGGCGATTTTTTCAGCCGGACTTGCACCAGGTTTAGCGTTATTAAGCTATTTTTATTTAAAAGACCAATACGGTTCTGAGCCAATATCACTTGTTATGCGGTCTTTTATTACAGGGGCACTTCTTGTGTTTCCTATAATGTTTATCCAATATGTTATTCAAGCTGAGAATGTCATTCCAGAGGGAATTTGGAGTTCCTTGCTTACCACAAGCTTATTGGAAGAATTTTTTAAATGGTTTATTGTTTTTTATACAGCGGTGAAGCATGCTGATTTCGATGAGCCTTACGATGGTATAGTCTATGGGGTTGCCGTGTCCTTAGGATTTGCTACGATGGAGAATATTTTGTATTTAGTGGCAAATGGACTAGAGTATGCAATCGGAAGAGCCTTGCTTCCTGTATCTAGTCATGCCCTTTTCGGGGTTATTATGGGTTATTATTTTGGAAAAGGTAAATTTATTGTTCCTAGAGGGAAATGGCTTGTCTATTCCTTGCTTGTTCCTTTTCTGCTTCACGCTATATATGATTATATTGTCTCTTTAGAGAAAAATTGGCTTATCTTCATCACCCCTTTTATGTTTTATTTATGGTGGTTAGGCCTTAGAAAGGTGAAAAGTGCTAGAGAACTAAGTAGCGAACCTATTCGAAAAATGACGGGAACCTAA
- a CDS encoding manganese catalase family protein — protein MWIYEKKLQYPVKVSTCNPMLARFLIEQYGGADGELAAALRYLNQRYSIPDRVIGLLTDIGTEEFAHLEMIATMIYKLTKDATPDQLKAAGLGDHYVNHDHALFYHDAAGNPWTATYIQAKGDPIADLYEDIAAEEKARATYQWIINMSDDTDLNDSLRFLRQREIVHSQRFREAVEIIKEDRAQRKIF, from the coding sequence ATGTGGATATACGAAAAAAAATTACAATATCCTGTTAAAGTAAGTACTTGTAATCCTATGCTTGCTAGATTTTTGATTGAGCAATATGGCGGGGCAGACGGAGAACTAGCAGCAGCATTAAGATACTTAAATCAGCGGTACTCCATACCTGATCGGGTTATTGGGTTATTAACAGATATAGGAACAGAAGAATTTGCTCATTTAGAAATGATTGCGACTATGATCTATAAACTGACAAAAGATGCCACTCCAGATCAGCTAAAAGCTGCTGGACTTGGTGACCATTATGTCAATCATGACCACGCCTTATTCTACCATGATGCTGCTGGAAATCCTTGGACAGCAACGTACATACAAGCTAAAGGAGATCCCATCGCAGATCTGTATGAAGATATAGCAGCTGAAGAAAAGGCGAGAGCTACTTATCAATGGATTATTAATATGAGTGATGACACAGATTTAAATGATAGCCTTCGTTTTCTAAGACAAAGAGAAATCGTCCACTCGCAACGATTTAGAGAAGCAGTAGAAATTATTAAAGAAGATCGTGCCCAACGGAAGATATTTTAG
- the sleB gene encoding spore cortex-lytic enzyme, which yields MSGLLVFPFAEQKVHAFSNQVIQHGAVGDDVIELQSRLQYVGYYNGKIDGVFGWQTYWALRNFQYEYGLPIDGLAGTKTKNKLASATKYNEQFVKEQINRGKKFSHYGGVDLEKQKMPSSNKSKAKKQNDTAQKKTNNNDQASKQKNAAGNNNTTNKSSNQGATNNDNAPQNTTNTNGGENTTGKKPTAANVPNGFSQNDIQLMANAVYGEARGEPYVGQVAVASVILNRVNSSTFPNTVSGVIFEPRAFTAVADGQIWLTPNEQAKEAVLDAINGWDPTGNALYYFNPDTATSGWIWGRPQIKQIGKHIFCK from the coding sequence ATGTCAGGACTACTAGTATTTCCTTTCGCCGAACAAAAAGTACATGCTTTTTCCAATCAGGTTATTCAGCATGGAGCGGTAGGAGATGATGTTATTGAATTGCAATCAAGACTTCAATATGTAGGATATTATAATGGGAAGATTGATGGAGTATTTGGTTGGCAAACTTATTGGGCACTAAGGAACTTTCAATATGAATACGGTTTGCCGATTGATGGATTAGCCGGTACGAAAACGAAAAATAAGTTAGCAAGTGCAACAAAATACAATGAGCAATTTGTCAAGGAACAGATAAATCGCGGGAAAAAGTTCTCTCATTATGGAGGAGTAGATTTAGAAAAGCAAAAAATGCCTTCTTCGAACAAAAGCAAAGCAAAAAAGCAAAATGATACAGCACAAAAGAAAACAAATAATAACGATCAAGCATCAAAACAAAAAAATGCAGCTGGAAACAACAATACGACTAATAAAAGCAGTAATCAAGGGGCAACTAATAACGACAATGCTCCCCAAAATACTACTAATACAAATGGCGGAGAAAATACAACGGGGAAAAAACCAACTGCAGCTAATGTTCCAAATGGTTTTTCACAAAATGATATTCAATTAATGGCAAATGCTGTATATGGTGAAGCAAGAGGAGAGCCATATGTAGGACAGGTAGCTGTAGCATCAGTAATTTTAAACAGAGTTAATAGTTCAACATTTCCAAATACCGTATCAGGCGTAATCTTTGAGCCGCGTGCCTTTACAGCAGTTGCAGACGGACAGATTTGGTTAACGCCAAATGAACAAGCAAAAGAGGCAGTTCTAGATGCAATAAATGGGTGGGATCCTACTGGAAATGCTCTGTATTACTTTAATCCAGATACAGCAACAAGTGGATGGATCTGGGGTCGACCACAAATTAAACAAATAGGTAAGCATATATTCTGTAAATAG
- a CDS encoding RecQ family ATP-dependent DNA helicase: protein MNLEAILKKYYQLSAFRGGQKETIESILNKRHTLAMLPTGTGKSLCYQLAGKLLEGTVIIISPLLSLMQDQVEQMKMKGEKRVVALNSFLNPTEKNKVLRQIKQYKYIFISPEMISFPHIIDQLQKMEISLFVIDEAHCISQWGYDFRPDYQKLGEIRQKLNNPLTLALTATATEAVREDIIKSLHLEMVEEIIYSVDRANIAINIEEVSHVQEKVDKLLEYIQRLDGQGIVYFSSKKLAEQTVAFLKEKSSKRIMAYHGGMTQEDRILVQQQFLAGQLDVICATSAFGMGINKEDIRFIIHYHLPTQLESYLQEIGRAGRDGNPSVSIILYTPGDEWIAYQLIESELADELQINQWKARLKNFPSFEAWQKKEGYQLEMLFTETQWRVLESYIEPNNKTISELLHSLKLYNDFRENRVNEKRRKVQDLMEWLHSISCRRRYILEYFGEKYESKENENCCDRCGIELSNFYHKKSMEDDEVLVDWKSQLAFILNIKK, encoded by the coding sequence ATGAATTTAGAAGCAATCTTAAAAAAGTACTATCAGTTAAGTGCTTTTCGAGGTGGGCAAAAAGAAACGATAGAATCCATTCTTAACAAGAGGCACACATTAGCGATGCTGCCAACAGGGACAGGAAAGTCTTTGTGTTATCAATTAGCTGGCAAGCTTTTGGAGGGAACGGTAATTATTATTTCTCCTCTCTTGTCACTCATGCAGGATCAAGTGGAGCAAATGAAAATGAAAGGGGAAAAAAGAGTCGTTGCTTTAAATTCCTTTTTGAACCCGACAGAAAAGAATAAAGTATTACGCCAAATTAAGCAATATAAGTATATCTTTATATCCCCAGAAATGATTTCATTTCCACATATCATTGACCAGCTGCAAAAAATGGAAATTAGTCTATTCGTTATTGATGAAGCCCATTGTATTTCCCAGTGGGGATACGATTTTCGACCAGATTATCAAAAATTAGGGGAGATTCGACAAAAATTAAATAATCCCTTAACTTTAGCTCTAACCGCAACAGCAACGGAAGCAGTTCGTGAGGATATTATAAAGTCCTTACATCTAGAAATGGTAGAAGAAATCATTTATTCTGTCGATCGAGCAAATATTGCTATAAATATAGAAGAAGTCTCACACGTTCAAGAAAAAGTGGACAAGCTTTTAGAATATATTCAAAGGCTTGATGGGCAAGGAATTGTGTATTTCTCTAGCAAAAAGCTAGCTGAACAAACAGTAGCTTTTTTAAAAGAGAAATCTTCCAAACGAATAATGGCATACCATGGCGGGATGACACAAGAAGATCGTATTCTTGTTCAACAGCAATTCCTAGCAGGACAATTAGATGTTATTTGTGCAACAAGCGCCTTTGGGATGGGGATTAATAAGGAAGATATTCGTTTTATTATTCACTATCATCTGCCAACACAATTAGAATCCTACCTTCAGGAAATAGGCAGAGCTGGTAGAGATGGCAATCCGAGTGTTTCCATCATCCTGTATACTCCAGGCGATGAGTGGATTGCTTATCAGTTAATTGAATCGGAATTGGCAGATGAATTACAAATCAATCAGTGGAAAGCACGCTTAAAAAATTTCCCTTCATTTGAAGCATGGCAGAAAAAAGAGGGATATCAATTAGAAATGCTATTTACCGAGACCCAATGGCGCGTGTTGGAGTCTTATATTGAACCGAATAATAAAACGATCTCCGAGCTATTGCATTCTCTAAAATTATATAATGATTTTAGAGAAAATCGGGTAAATGAAAAAAGACGTAAAGTGCAAGACCTAATGGAATGGCTACACTCTATATCTTGCCGGAGAAGGTATATATTAGAGTATTTCGGAGAAAAGTACGAAAGCAAAGAAAATGAAAATTGCTGTGATAGATGTGGAATAGAGTTATCCAATTTCTATCATAAAAAAAGCATGGAGGATGACGAGGTACTAGTGGATTGGAAGAGTCAGCTGGCATTTATTTTAAATATAAAAAAGTAG